The proteins below come from a single Holdemania massiliensis genomic window:
- a CDS encoding copper homeostasis protein CutC: MKPKIEICCGSALDCLAAQAGGADRIELNSALALGGLTPTLANLIEARKKVTIPIITMVRSRGAGFCTSEAEFEILYADAELLLTHGADGLAFGALHADRTINAEQTRKMIELAHRYGKEFVFHRAFDCAVDWDVALSQLIAWKADRILTSGGQAKAEQGMDVIARLQKQYGDQIEILAGSGVHAGNALGLLKQTGIHQLHSSCKDWQSDPTTSGNHVTYAYAPAPHELDYEIVSEQKVRELTAAVAELN, translated from the coding sequence ATGAAACCGAAAATTGAAATTTGCTGCGGAAGCGCGTTGGATTGTCTGGCCGCGCAGGCAGGAGGAGCCGATCGGATTGAGCTGAATTCTGCCTTGGCTTTAGGCGGACTGACGCCGACACTGGCGAATCTGATCGAAGCCCGAAAGAAAGTGACGATCCCGATCATCACTATGGTGCGCAGCCGCGGCGCTGGTTTCTGCACCAGCGAGGCTGAGTTTGAAATTCTATATGCGGATGCCGAGCTGCTTTTAACGCATGGCGCGGATGGGCTGGCCTTCGGCGCGTTGCATGCGGATCGAACGATCAACGCGGAACAAACCCGGAAAATGATTGAGCTGGCGCATCGTTATGGCAAAGAATTTGTCTTTCACCGAGCGTTTGACTGCGCTGTGGATTGGGATGTGGCTCTTAGTCAGCTGATCGCATGGAAAGCAGATCGCATTCTGACCAGCGGCGGTCAGGCCAAAGCCGAGCAGGGTATGGACGTCATCGCAAGGCTGCAGAAACAATATGGCGATCAAATTGAAATTCTGGCCGGCAGCGGTGTTCATGCGGGCAATGCTTTAGGTTTGCTGAAACAGACCGGGATTCACCAGCTGCACTCCTCGTGCAAGGACTGGCAAAGCGATCCGACAACCTCCGGCAATCATGTCACCTACGCTTATGCCCCTGCACCGCACGAACTGGATTATGAGATCGTCAGCGAACAGAAAGTGCGTGAGCTGACAGCGGCCGTGGCTGAACTGAACTGA
- a CDS encoding winged helix-turn-helix domain-containing protein, which translates to MNMKWKIMMMGNFCLKVRGKEMNLESSMGKQIASIFAYLILHRDRTVTKEQLIEIFWPQSRNPLNALKFAIFRLRNSLEQLPGGSGRDWIQTVRGGYRLNPRAEFELDIAQLDKIVLRADYEDAKALTGLIRGEFIADLDDPWILEERERQWKRILTVTNKMAEDLEQEECYGEALNLYQALLAIEPFNDQVNYLMLRIMIRQRKFSEAIRKYEQIAAAFQKEYGIEFQGKSQALIYFISAENGEAVSLDELISSLNEDVSEPLAFFCDRSVFQKLYQARIREIQRSRESFYVIMLDLRTAEGTMPEGDMVEYLSRVLESELRSSDIFCRISKSQYAVMMTLRQREDSDIAAKRICTRFYKRYPADQTKLNYNVCEIQPMPLADKD; encoded by the coding sequence ATGAACATGAAATGGAAAATTATGATGATGGGCAATTTTTGCCTTAAGGTCCGAGGTAAGGAAATGAATTTAGAGTCTTCCATGGGGAAGCAAATCGCGTCTATTTTTGCATATTTGATTCTTCATCGCGACAGGACAGTCACAAAGGAACAGTTAATTGAAATTTTCTGGCCGCAGAGCCGGAACCCGCTGAATGCGCTGAAGTTCGCGATATTTCGTCTGCGGAATTCGCTGGAACAGCTGCCGGGTGGCAGCGGGCGGGATTGGATCCAGACCGTACGCGGCGGATATCGCCTGAATCCACGGGCAGAATTTGAACTGGATATCGCGCAGCTGGATAAAATTGTTCTGCGTGCGGATTATGAAGACGCGAAAGCGCTGACCGGATTGATTCGCGGGGAGTTTATCGCTGATCTGGATGATCCGTGGATTTTAGAAGAACGGGAGCGACAATGGAAGCGAATTCTGACCGTTACGAATAAAATGGCAGAGGATCTGGAACAGGAAGAGTGCTATGGGGAAGCGCTGAATCTTTATCAGGCCTTGTTGGCGATTGAGCCGTTCAACGATCAAGTCAATTATCTGATGCTGCGCATTATGATCCGTCAGCGGAAGTTCAGCGAAGCCATCCGTAAATATGAACAGATTGCGGCGGCCTTCCAGAAGGAATACGGCATTGAGTTCCAGGGAAAGTCGCAGGCTCTGATTTATTTTATCAGTGCGGAAAATGGAGAAGCCGTAAGTCTGGATGAACTGATTTCTTCGTTAAATGAGGATGTCAGCGAACCTCTGGCTTTCTTCTGTGACCGTTCGGTGTTTCAGAAGCTTTATCAGGCACGGATTCGGGAAATTCAGCGTTCCCGTGAGAGCTTCTATGTGATCATGCTGGACCTGCGGACAGCCGAGGGGACAATGCCAGAAGGAGATATGGTGGAATATTTGAGCCGGGTGCTGGAAAGCGAACTGCGCAGCAGTGATATTTTCTGCCGAATTTCAAAAAGTCAGTATGCGGTCATGATGACGCTGCGGCAGCGTGAAGACAGTGATATCGCAGCGAAGCGGATCTGTACGCGGTTTTATAAACGCTATCCGGCAGATCAGACAAAACTGAATTACAATGTCTGTGAAATTCAGCCCATGCCGCTAGCGGATAAAGACTAA
- a CDS encoding HD domain-containing phosphohydrolase, with amino-acid sequence MIPMTEISAQQILGLLGNCFDMIDPRLVGHELRTAGYADQLLAAAGVSDEQRRDLDCLAFLHDIGAYKTEEIARMIQFETETCWDHSIYGLLFLHHYSPFSTWAEAVLYHHSRWDQMMAAGINKQIAEAANLISFCDRLDIFTTYGAGSIEDFLNRAQAPENQGRYAPAIIELAVKTRLQPLSMMPKDFLFQAERRFPFTQKQVETLLMMLIVIIDFRSRHTVTHTMITASTAVQLGQRCGLPDAELMTLKIAGLFHDLGKIGIPLEILENPGRLSAEEMAIMKTHVEKTAVILNGWVSQKICDIALRHHEKLNGTGYPAQLSAEQLTLPQRILAVADIFSALTGERSYKQAYTLERSCRILAEMRDAGQLDAQVVSALTNDPQGIAEINEQNCREITDSYQRIQVENQILHTCLKEEASAEKCLNQQWHRINTWISDKADQCETNS; translated from the coding sequence ATGATCCCGATGACTGAAATCAGCGCGCAACAGATTTTAGGTTTGCTTGGCAATTGCTTTGATATGATCGATCCGCGTTTAGTCGGGCATGAACTGCGGACCGCTGGTTATGCCGATCAGCTGTTAGCGGCCGCAGGCGTCAGTGATGAACAGCGGCGGGATCTGGATTGTCTGGCCTTTCTTCATGATATCGGAGCTTATAAAACCGAAGAAATTGCCCGCATGATTCAATTTGAAACCGAAACCTGCTGGGATCATTCCATTTACGGCCTGCTTTTTCTGCATCATTATTCCCCGTTTTCCACCTGGGCTGAAGCTGTGCTGTATCATCACAGCCGTTGGGATCAGATGATGGCCGCTGGAATCAATAAACAAATCGCAGAGGCTGCCAATCTCATCAGCTTCTGCGATCGTCTGGATATCTTTACTACCTACGGTGCCGGATCCATCGAAGACTTTCTGAACCGTGCGCAGGCTCCCGAAAATCAGGGACGCTATGCGCCGGCAATCATCGAACTCGCCGTTAAAACCAGGCTGCAGCCGCTTTCCATGATGCCGAAGGATTTTCTGTTTCAGGCAGAACGGCGGTTTCCCTTTACACAAAAGCAGGTTGAAACCTTGTTGATGATGTTGATTGTCATCATTGATTTCCGTTCCCGGCATACAGTGACCCACACGATGATTACGGCGTCTACCGCTGTCCAACTCGGCCAGCGCTGCGGACTGCCGGACGCGGAGCTGATGACGCTCAAAATTGCCGGATTGTTTCATGATTTAGGCAAAATCGGCATTCCTCTTGAAATTCTGGAAAATCCCGGACGCTTAAGTGCTGAGGAGATGGCGATCATGAAAACGCATGTTGAAAAAACCGCGGTGATCCTGAACGGCTGGGTCAGTCAGAAGATTTGCGACATTGCCCTGCGGCATCATGAGAAATTAAATGGTACCGGATATCCGGCCCAGCTGAGCGCCGAGCAATTGACTTTGCCGCAGCGAATTCTGGCCGTCGCCGATATCTTCAGCGCCCTGACTGGAGAAAGAAGTTATAAACAGGCCTATACCTTAGAACGTTCCTGCCGAATTCTGGCCGAGATGCGCGATGCCGGTCAGCTGGACGCGCAGGTCGTCAGCGCCTTAACCAATGATCCGCAGGGAATCGCTGAGATCAATGAACAAAACTGCCGTGAAATAACCGACAGCTACCAGCGAATTCAAGTGGAAAATCAGATCCTGCATACCTGCCTGAAAGAAGAAGCCTCGGCAGAAAAATGTCTGAATCAACAATGGCACAGAATCAATACCTGGATTTCCGATAAGGCCGATCAATGTGAAACGAATTCATAA
- a CDS encoding M24 family metallopeptidase: MKERIERLQKRMQEEGLQACLISDHSAMEYFIHRQFSCGERLIALIITAQGLPKLVLNELFPLELTSDFELVRYNDTEDGVQVVSQFLTGKVGVDKFWPSGFLIRLMAQRPDLNLVDGNLVDRIRSVKDKEEQAKMRQASLNNDRVMARVRELIQIGKTEKQLEQEINAAFRELADSDPSFDTIVAFAENCADPHAVPGEKVLTEGMSVIVDMGCRFEGYCSDMTRTFFVGHNSMEAVYETVRQANLAGIAAVKPGVRFCDIDRACRQVIEQAGYGPYFIHRTGHGIGLSVHEPFDVSAVDEIVVEEGMCFSIEPGIYLPNVGGVRIEDLVLVTADGCEVLNHDPKDQPVL; this comes from the coding sequence ATGAAGGAAAGAATTGAACGGCTTCAAAAAAGAATGCAGGAGGAAGGCCTGCAGGCGTGTCTGATTTCAGATCACAGCGCTATGGAATATTTTATTCATCGCCAGTTTTCCTGCGGTGAGCGGTTAATCGCGCTGATCATCACGGCTCAGGGGCTGCCGAAGCTGGTGCTCAACGAGCTGTTTCCGCTTGAGCTTACCTCCGATTTTGAATTGGTCCGCTACAATGATACGGAGGATGGCGTTCAGGTCGTTTCCCAGTTTTTAACCGGAAAGGTGGGCGTAGATAAGTTTTGGCCATCCGGCTTTCTGATTCGGTTAATGGCGCAGCGTCCAGATCTGAACCTTGTCGACGGCAATCTTGTCGATCGGATCCGCAGTGTCAAGGACAAGGAAGAACAGGCGAAAATGCGCCAGGCTTCACTGAATAATGATCGGGTGATGGCGCGGGTGCGCGAACTGATCCAGATTGGCAAGACGGAGAAACAGTTGGAACAGGAAATCAATGCGGCGTTCAGAGAACTGGCTGACAGTGATCCGTCGTTTGATACGATTGTCGCATTTGCGGAAAACTGCGCGGATCCCCATGCTGTGCCAGGGGAGAAAGTCCTGACCGAAGGCATGTCGGTCATCGTCGATATGGGATGCCGGTTTGAAGGCTATTGTTCAGATATGACAAGAACCTTCTTCGTCGGGCATAATTCGATGGAAGCAGTCTATGAAACCGTTCGGCAGGCAAACCTTGCAGGGATTGCGGCGGTGAAGCCGGGTGTAAGATTTTGTGATATCGATCGGGCGTGCCGTCAGGTGATCGAACAGGCTGGGTACGGTCCGTATTTCATTCATCGGACCGGACATGGCATCGGTTTAAGCGTCCATGAACCGTTTGATGTCAGCGCTGTGGATGAGATCGTTGTGGAGGAAGGCATGTGCTTTTCGATCGAACCGGGAATTTATCTGCCCAACGTCGGCGGCGTCCGGATTGAAGATCTGGTGCTGGTGACGGCGGATGGCTGTGAAGTGCTGAATCATGATCCGAAGGATCAGCCGGTACTATGA
- a CDS encoding DUF4352 domain-containing protein codes for MRKLTAALLTLALLFTAGCSGSGKPNKETGNIIARHSAEEEGVYYGELGDTMRNEFFDFIVEDVELTDTFGGYTAKEGMRLLCVTVKETNTFDDALPMFDTDFVLTWETTESLIYPLVNLNDKAVMPEEFELAKGKSVTYKLVFEVPSEESEFLFIYLEEFDTEETGDFFVVTLRPEVQ; via the coding sequence ATGAGAAAACTTACCGCAGCACTGCTTACTTTAGCTTTGCTTTTTACAGCCGGCTGTTCCGGTTCCGGCAAACCCAATAAGGAAACCGGCAACATCATCGCCCGTCATTCCGCTGAAGAGGAAGGCGTCTACTATGGGGAACTTGGCGATACGATGCGCAACGAATTCTTTGACTTTATCGTGGAAGACGTTGAACTGACCGATACTTTCGGCGGGTATACCGCAAAAGAAGGGATGCGGCTGTTATGCGTCACGGTGAAAGAAACCAACACCTTCGATGATGCGCTGCCGATGTTCGATACCGATTTTGTACTGACGTGGGAGACGACGGAGAGCTTGATTTACCCGTTAGTCAACCTGAATGATAAAGCGGTCATGCCGGAAGAATTTGAGCTGGCAAAAGGCAAATCGGTGACTTACAAGCTGGTATTTGAAGTGCCTTCGGAGGAATCGGAATTCCTGTTTATTTATCTGGAAGAATTTGATACAGAGGAAACCGGTGATTTCTTCGTCGTCACACTGCGGCCAGAAGTTCAGTAA
- a CDS encoding DUF1294 domain-containing protein produces the protein MTFWMFVFVFVNLAEILLCLWDKFCACTHRWRVPEKVFFTLAFLGGALGLIAGMILAHHKVSKPSFVKVAAAAGVVNLIGMALLFN, from the coding sequence ATGACGTTTTGGATGTTTGTCTTCGTCTTTGTCAATCTGGCAGAAATTCTTTTGTGCCTGTGGGATAAATTCTGTGCCTGTACGCATCGCTGGCGGGTTCCGGAGAAGGTATTCTTTACGCTGGCTTTTCTGGGCGGTGCATTGGGACTGATTGCGGGCATGATACTTGCCCATCATAAGGTGTCCAAGCCGTCGTTTGTCAAAGTCGCGGCCGCGGCGGGGGTGGTCAATCTGATCGGTATGGCATTATTATTCAACTAA
- the htpG gene encoding molecular chaperone HtpG — MAKKQFKAESKRLLDLMIHSIYTNKEIFLRELISNASDALDKRYYLSLTDENQRVDKSELKIRIDLDKDNRTITLTDSGIGMTQEELENNLGTIAHSGSLEFKQKLEEGTSDVDIIGQFGVGFYSAFMVAQRIIVETRSAQSEQGYSWISNGEDGYTVSPIIKETVGTKIILELKEESEDDKVDQYLDEYTIKNLIRKYSDYVRWPIEMEVETTKTIEGKDEPETVKEIQTLNSMVPLWKRNKSEIKEDEYNDFYKNKFMDWENPAKVMHYSVEGTTSYNALLFIPAKTPYNFYSADYEPGLQLYCKGVFIMDKAKDLVPDYFRFVRGLVDSDDLNLNISREILQQDRQMKTLAKSIEKKIKNTLEDMLKNDREKYEEFFKNFGLSLKFGVYQDYGMHKDQLQDLLLFKSTHNDEYTTLDEYVSRMKEGQDQIYFASGESLEMIKKLPQMEKLQDKGYEVLYFTDDVDEFAANIMMEYKEKKFKSINQGDLDLDDEEEKKAKEEKTQENKSMLDKMKEALGEKVKEVRLSSRLKSHPVCLVSDEGLSMEMEKVLNQMPNQNEVKAGKILEINPDHEIFTTLQKIYDKHPELMDEYTDLLYTQAMLIEGYKIEDPIAYANQVCDLMIRANQE, encoded by the coding sequence ATGGCTAAAAAACAGTTTAAAGCTGAATCCAAGCGTCTTTTGGATCTGATGATTCATTCTATCTATACCAACAAGGAAATCTTTCTGCGGGAGCTGATCTCCAATGCATCCGATGCCCTCGACAAACGGTATTACCTGTCGCTGACGGATGAGAATCAGCGCGTGGATAAGAGTGAATTAAAAATCCGCATCGATTTGGATAAGGATAACCGCACGATTACGTTAACCGATTCAGGTATCGGCATGACTCAGGAGGAACTGGAAAACAACCTCGGTACGATCGCCCACAGCGGATCGCTGGAATTCAAGCAGAAGCTGGAGGAAGGCACCAGTGATGTCGACATTATCGGTCAGTTCGGCGTCGGCTTCTATTCCGCGTTCATGGTCGCGCAGCGCATCATTGTTGAAACCCGCAGCGCCCAGAGCGAACAGGGCTATTCCTGGATCTCCAACGGCGAGGATGGCTACACCGTTTCCCCGATCATAAAGGAAACGGTCGGTACCAAGATCATTCTGGAATTGAAGGAAGAAAGTGAAGATGATAAAGTCGATCAGTATCTGGATGAATACACGATCAAAAATCTGATCCGGAAATATTCCGACTATGTCCGCTGGCCGATTGAGATGGAAGTCGAAACGACAAAAACCATCGAAGGCAAGGACGAACCGGAAACGGTCAAGGAAATCCAGACCTTGAACTCCATGGTTCCGTTATGGAAGCGCAATAAATCCGAAATCAAGGAAGACGAATACAACGATTTCTATAAAAATAAATTCATGGACTGGGAAAACCCAGCCAAGGTCATGCACTATTCCGTAGAAGGCACAACCTCCTATAACGCGCTGTTGTTTATTCCGGCAAAAACGCCGTACAATTTCTACAGCGCCGATTATGAACCAGGTCTGCAGCTGTACTGCAAAGGCGTGTTCATCATGGATAAAGCCAAGGATCTCGTTCCGGATTACTTCCGCTTTGTCCGCGGCTTAGTTGACAGCGACGATCTGAATCTGAACATTTCGCGTGAAATCCTCCAGCAGGACCGTCAGATGAAAACCTTGGCCAAGAGCATTGAAAAGAAGATCAAAAACACGCTGGAAGACATGTTGAAAAATGATCGGGAAAAATATGAAGAATTCTTCAAAAACTTCGGTCTGTCACTGAAATTCGGCGTCTATCAGGATTACGGCATGCATAAGGATCAGCTGCAGGATCTGCTTTTGTTCAAGTCTACGCACAATGATGAATACACGACTTTGGACGAATATGTCTCACGGATGAAGGAAGGTCAGGATCAGATCTACTTCGCCAGCGGAGAAAGCCTGGAGATGATTAAAAAGCTGCCGCAGATGGAAAAGCTTCAGGACAAAGGCTACGAAGTACTGTATTTCACAGATGATGTCGATGAATTCGCAGCCAACATCATGATGGAATACAAGGAAAAGAAATTCAAATCCATCAACCAGGGTGATCTGGATCTGGATGATGAAGAAGAAAAGAAGGCCAAGGAAGAAAAGACCCAGGAAAACAAGTCCATGCTGGATAAGATGAAAGAGGCTCTGGGCGAAAAGGTCAAGGAAGTCCGCCTGTCCTCCCGTCTGAAATCGCATCCGGTCTGCCTGGTTTCGGATGAAGGTCTGTCGATGGAAATGGAAAAGGTTCTGAATCAGATGCCGAATCAGAATGAAGTCAAGGCCGGCAAGATTCTGGAAATCAATCCGGATCATGAAATCTTCACCACCCTGCAGAAGATCTATGACAAGCATCCGGAGCTGATGGACGAATACACAGATCTGCTTTATACCCAGGCGATGCTGATTGAGGGCTACAAGATTGAAGATCCGATCGCGTATGCCAATCAGGTCTGCGATCTGATGATCCGCGCTAATCAGGAATAA
- a CDS encoding helix-turn-helix domain-containing protein: MKAKRSLGENLRLLREERGISQKALGQSLSLSDGAISRYENNTAEPDIRTLCKMAEIFGVDFNYLLDYHGYVRKTQDIVLENKDVELLDHYHLCSPAHQRLIRIIAKELARQDQQWPQRTPFSSLEAANLIHEDKEEWLEPEPPIELTKKPARSRKKKKTDS; the protein is encoded by the coding sequence ATGAAAGCAAAACGTTCGCTGGGTGAAAATCTGCGGCTGCTGCGGGAAGAACGCGGCATCAGCCAGAAAGCGTTAGGTCAGAGTTTAAGCTTAAGCGACGGTGCGATTTCCCGTTATGAAAATAATACCGCGGAGCCGGATATCCGCACATTGTGCAAGATGGCGGAAATCTTCGGCGTGGATTTCAACTATTTGCTCGATTATCATGGATATGTTCGGAAAACTCAGGATATTGTATTGGAAAATAAGGACGTGGAGCTGCTTGATCACTATCATCTCTGTTCGCCGGCCCATCAACGCTTGATCCGGATCATCGCGAAAGAGCTGGCCCGGCAGGATCAGCAGTGGCCGCAGCGGACTCCTTTTTCTTCACTGGAGGCAGCGAATTTAATTCATGAAGATAAGGAGGAATGGCTGGAACCAGAGCCGCCCATAGAGCTGACAAAGAAGCCGGCCCGATCCCGGAAAAAGAAAAAAACCGATTCTTAA
- a CDS encoding helix-turn-helix transcriptional regulator, with protein MANQRQQKQKLLEILRLLQRETDAEHPIKCSEIIARLSQNKISAERKSVYSDLEILRQAGWDIRYRKNEGYWLNPRYSLAQLKLLSDAVSSLTMLSAVQAEQLNGALMAECPRFQQPQLTPVLPVDHTSSADILANIDQILRALRESVEIEFRYFDITVHKQKRYRRQSQTYQLFPYALIRENQRYYCVGYSFHHQGFSHYRLDKMEQIRLKKEPLARLPFDLKEYTARSFGMYASEPVNMTLRFDLSLANTVFDRFGQDILITRITDQDFDVNLTLSVAPPFLGWLFQFGRRVRILQPQSLKDQLREAAEATLSTLNDEASDS; from the coding sequence ATGGCCAATCAGCGGCAGCAAAAACAGAAGCTTTTGGAAATTCTGCGCCTGCTTCAGCGCGAAACCGACGCCGAGCATCCGATCAAATGCAGTGAGATCATCGCCCGGCTCAGTCAAAACAAAATCAGTGCTGAACGCAAATCCGTTTATTCCGATCTCGAGATTCTGCGCCAGGCCGGCTGGGATATCCGCTATCGTAAAAATGAAGGCTACTGGTTAAATCCGCGCTACTCCCTAGCGCAGCTCAAACTGCTCAGCGATGCTGTCAGTTCCCTGACCATGCTTTCCGCTGTCCAAGCTGAACAGCTGAATGGTGCGCTGATGGCGGAATGTCCGCGTTTTCAGCAGCCGCAGCTGACGCCGGTCCTGCCCGTAGACCACACATCCAGCGCGGATATCCTGGCGAATATCGATCAGATCTTAAGAGCGCTGCGGGAAAGTGTGGAGATTGAATTCCGCTACTTTGATATCACCGTGCATAAACAGAAACGCTACCGCCGCCAGTCACAGACCTATCAGCTGTTTCCGTATGCCTTGATTCGGGAAAATCAACGTTACTACTGTGTCGGCTATTCCTTTCATCATCAGGGCTTTTCGCATTATCGGCTGGATAAGATGGAACAGATCCGGCTGAAGAAGGAACCGCTGGCCCGCCTGCCCTTTGACTTAAAAGAATATACCGCCCGCAGCTTTGGCATGTACGCCAGCGAACCGGTCAACATGACGCTGCGCTTTGATTTATCCTTGGCCAATACCGTCTTTGACCGTTTTGGCCAGGACATTCTGATCACACGCATTACGGATCAGGATTTTGATGTCAATCTGACGTTAAGCGTCGCTCCGCCCTTTTTAGGCTGGCTGTTTCAGTTTGGCCGGCGTGTTCGCATCCTGCAGCCGCAGTCGCTGAAAGATCAGCTGCGCGAAGCGGCCGAAGCCACGCTCAGCACTTTAAACGACGAAGCGTCCGATTCCTAA
- a CDS encoding cation diffusion facilitator family transporter has product MTEFLIKKFVKNYTLTEDAKVREHYGRLSSLTGIACNVLLFAVKLVMGTIAHSISITSDAFNNLSDSASCLVTLFGYKLAAKPADKDHPFGHGRIEYLTSLILASVILIVGFELLRGSVMKVIHPEAVQFSWIVLISLAASIGVKLWMCGFNRKLGRRIDSSVMLATAQDSLNDVIATSATVVSLVLSAFVSGPIDGIMGVVVSIFVLFSGYGIIKDTISELLGQPADKELVAKISEIMLSRQEILGLHDMMIHSYGPGNLIGSAHAEVSAHGDLLQIHDTIDEVEKEIYEQLHVMFTIHMDPIQTDNQEIEEARKVVKAILEQIDSRLSFHDFRMVSGPTHTNLIFDVVVPFECPLSFSDIREQINTRLSQQKQKWYTVITFDRDYIAE; this is encoded by the coding sequence ATGACTGAGTTTCTGATTAAAAAATTTGTTAAAAACTATACGTTGACCGAAGACGCGAAAGTTCGCGAGCATTATGGCCGTCTGAGCAGCCTGACGGGAATTGCCTGCAACGTATTGTTGTTTGCGGTAAAGTTAGTGATGGGAACCATCGCGCATTCCATCTCAATTACTTCAGATGCTTTCAATAACCTGTCGGACAGTGCCAGCTGTCTGGTAACCTTATTCGGCTATAAGCTGGCGGCGAAGCCGGCGGATAAAGATCATCCGTTTGGGCATGGCCGCATTGAATATTTGACGTCGCTGATTTTGGCGTCCGTCATTTTGATCGTCGGTTTTGAGCTGCTGCGGGGATCGGTGATGAAGGTGATTCATCCGGAAGCCGTTCAGTTCAGCTGGATTGTTTTGATTTCGCTGGCGGCATCGATCGGCGTAAAACTATGGATGTGCGGTTTTAATCGTAAGCTGGGGCGGCGGATTGATTCTTCCGTGATGCTGGCAACCGCTCAGGATAGTCTGAACGATGTGATCGCGACGTCGGCCACCGTCGTTTCTCTGGTGCTTTCCGCGTTTGTCAGCGGACCGATCGATGGAATAATGGGCGTCGTGGTTTCCATCTTTGTGCTGTTTTCCGGTTATGGGATCATTAAGGATACGATCAGTGAGCTGCTGGGACAGCCGGCGGATAAGGAACTTGTCGCAAAGATTTCTGAGATTATGCTGAGCCGGCAGGAAATTCTCGGTCTGCACGATATGATGATCCACAGCTATGGACCGGGAAATTTAATCGGCAGTGCCCATGCCGAGGTCAGTGCTCACGGTGATCTGCTTCAGATTCATGATACGATTGATGAAGTGGAAAAAGAAATTTATGAGCAGCTGCATGTCATGTTTACGATTCACATGGATCCGATCCAAACCGATAATCAGGAAATCGAGGAAGCCCGGAAAGTGGTCAAAGCCATTTTGGAACAGATCGACAGCCGGCTGAGCTTTCATGATTTCCGCATGGTCAGCGGGCCGACCCATACCAATTTGATCTTTGATGTTGTCGTTCCATTTGAATGTCCATTGAGTTTCAGCGACATCCGTGAACAGATCAATACCCGACTGAGCCAGCAGAAGCAAAAGTGGTACACCGTGATCACCTTTGACCGTGATTATATCGCGGAGTAG
- a CDS encoding LytR/AlgR family response regulator transcription factor translates to MKLCIGLCDENPLHLRMIAQEIRRLGRIREIETEIYTWTCGSQLLQEAESCSIQLYLLEIKMPDMSGIEVAKQLNQLQPSAQIIFISDSLEPVCDIYETEHLYFILKSQLARRLPDALDRALMKLGKAQKGVSFMLHSRRQVTPIPLHSIVCIEKELRKIIITTTHERYEMYAKLQDALASLPPNDFVQCHRSYIVAFRHIEQICGNEILLSNGQRLPIGRTFMQPLKEALTQRQFSS, encoded by the coding sequence ATGAAGCTCTGTATCGGTTTATGCGACGAGAACCCGCTGCATTTGCGGATGATAGCGCAGGAAATCAGGCGCCTGGGCAGGATTCGGGAAATCGAAACTGAAATTTACACCTGGACCTGCGGCTCACAGCTGCTGCAAGAGGCTGAATCCTGCAGCATCCAGCTTTATCTTCTGGAGATCAAAATGCCGGACATGAGCGGCATTGAAGTCGCGAAGCAGCTGAATCAGCTCCAGCCTTCAGCGCAGATTATCTTCATTTCCGATTCTTTAGAGCCGGTCTGCGATATTTATGAAACCGAGCATCTTTATTTTATCCTGAAGTCTCAGCTGGCAAGGCGGCTGCCGGATGCCTTGGACCGTGCTTTAATGAAGCTGGGAAAAGCCCAGAAGGGTGTCAGCTTTATGCTTCACAGCCGCCGTCAGGTAACCCCGATTCCGCTTCATTCGATTGTGTGCATCGAAAAAGAACTGCGTAAGATCATCATCACGACCACACATGAGCGTTATGAAATGTATGCCAAGCTTCAGGATGCGTTAGCATCGCTGCCGCCGAATGACTTCGTTCAATGTCATCGTTCCTACATCGTCGCTTTCCGCCATATTGAACAAATTTGCGGCAATGAAATCCTGCTTTCCAACGGTCAGCGGCTGCCCATCGGCAGAACTTTTATGCAGCCGCTTAAAGAAGCCCTGACGCAACGGCAGTTTTCTTCCTGA